From the Actinopolymorpha singaporensis genome, the window AGCCCGTTGAGAACTCTGTGCAGCTTGTCGAAGAACGTCATGGCCATGATCAGCGCGGTTGCGGTGACGAGATACCTGCGCGGTGCGGCGTTGACGAAGATCCGGAGGTACGGCGTGATCAGGTAGAGGCCGACGATCACGAAGAGGAAGTACAGGTGGTAGTACGGCCGGCCGAGGAGCAGGAGCTTGGAGAAGTCCGTCCAGACCAGGTCCACGTCGGTCATCCAGCGTCCGAACCAGATGTAGAAGACCGACCAGGCGACGAGCGGGATCGCGAGCCTGGAGGCACGGCGGGCATAGAAGTCCCGCAGCGACTGGTTACGGCCGGCCTGCAGGAGCACGGCGCCCGAGGCCATCACGAAGAGCGGAACACTGAACCGGCTGGTGGCGGCGACGAGGTTGCCGAAGTGCCACTCGCGGTCGGAGACCTTCCCCCACTCCCACACCAGGTGGGTGCAGACGTGGCCGGACACCACCGCGATCGCGGCTGCGACGCGTACCCACGAAAGCCAGGGAACGTAGCGGCGGGCAGGGCGGTCCGTCGTCGTCGACTCCGGCGCGGCCACGGCTTCGGCCGACGCTGCGACAGATGACGACATCAGGTGCCCCCTCGAGGTGATGCGGCCGAGGCAGGACACTGCTCACTGCGTCGCCGGCTCGCGAACATATACCGCGAGCCGGCGTACGATCCTGCGTCGACTGCCGGAAAGTCGCCAAAGGTTACCAACGGAGACTCGTCGGTGGCGACCTGTGCGGTCCCCCGTCCCTCCGGCAGCGTCTCGGCGGGTACGCTCGATCCCGGTCAGGACCAGTAGACGACGACCTTGTCGCCGACCCGGGCTTCACCGAACAGCTGCGCGAGCGCGTTCCAGTTGCGGACGTTCACGCACCCGTGCGAGCAGCCGTTGTAGCCGCGTGCGGCGAAGTCGGAGGAGTAGTGCACCGCCTCGTCGCCGCTGAAGAACATCGAGAACGGCATGCTGCTGTCGTACATGTTGGAGTAGCCGTGCCGCACCTTCGCCCGGATGTGGAACAGGCCCTCCCTGGTCGGTGACGAGGGGCAGCCGAACCGTACGTCCATCGTCAACCGGACGTTGCCGTCCACGACCCAGCGCAGACTGCGGGTGGACTTGTCGATGCAGACCGTACGTCCGGTCGTGCAGCGCGGGTCGAGGGGAGCGGAGTGCGGCTTGGGCTTCGGCGGATACAGCTCGTCGTGGGTCGGGGTCCGGCTGACCTCACGCAGGCTGCGCCAGGTGGCGCTGTCGACGTAGCCGAGGGGTTCGAGGCCGTGCTTGCCCTGGTAGCCGTAGACGGCCTGGCGGGTGGAAGTGCCGAAGTAGCCGTCGACCCACTCGGTGGACAGCCAGTCGAGCTGGTGCAGGCGGGCCTCGAGTTCGCGTACCTGGTCGGTGCGGGCACCGACGCTCATCAGCGCCTCGGGCTTGGGCTTGGTCGTCGGCTTCGGGGACGGCTTCTCCGTCGCGGTGGGGGTCGGCGTCGCTGTCGGTGTCCGGCTCGGCTTGGGCGTCGGCGTTGGGCGGGTGGCGCGTGGGGTGGCGGTCGGCTCGGCCGGGGCCTTCTCGGCGGCCGACGGCGTGGGTGACGGACGTGGCAGTCCAGCGACCGGACGGTGCGCCCGTGCGGAGGAGTCCGTGGTGGCCGGCGTCTTGTGTGCGAACGGTGGGAGGCCGGCGCCGTACGCGACGCCGCCGAGCGCGGCGACCGCGAGAACGACGGCGGCGAGCACCGCTGCGAAACGACGATGGCGCATCGGACCCCCAGGGCTCCCGGACGACTGCACTGCACGGCGACAACATCCAAGGATGTCGTGGAGATCAGGAAGGTTGCACGCCCTGGCCTCGAGAGCGGTCACGATCTGGTCACGCAGCAGTGAAGTTGGCCAAGACCGGCCGCCCTCGTTCCGGGTTCGGGTTCGGGTTCGGTTCGGGCCAGGAAGTGCTCAGCAGGAGCGGGCAATTCGGTTGACGTCCAGGGTCGCCGGTTGCTGCGCTGCCGGCCCGGCCGCGTTGGGCCAGGGACTCCACGGCTGGGAGGTGCCCGACTGCACGGTCACGTTGACCCACTCCGGCTATTCGTCGGCCGGCAGCACCGCCGGTGACTTCCGCGGGCTGACGCCGCTGGTCGTGATGGACGCACTCAAACAGGCGCGAACCGTCGTGGCCGGAACCGGTGCACCGGTTCCGGCTGGAGATTCCGGCCGACACGCTGGGATCGCTCCTGCCCGTCTTCTCCCAGCTGAGTGCGGTACCCGAAGCGCCGTCGACACGTGGATCTGGCTGCGTGCTGGAGGGACGGATCCGGGCGGCCGCGGTGCACGACCTGCAACAACGGTTGCCGGGCATGACACGCGGCGAGGGCGTACTGGAGTTCGCGTTCGACAGTTACGAACCGGTCCGCGGCCCGGTTCCCTCCCGGCCCCGGACCGACCACAACCCGCTAAACCGCAAGGCGTACCTCCTTCACGTCGTACGACGGGCGTGACTCGGCACCAGCCCTGCTCAGGCGAGGATGCCCACTCCTCCCCACCGCGTCGGGACGCCGACGTGCGGGATCCGGCCGGACGTGCCGGTGATCCAGGACAGGCGGGGCTTGTTGCGAAGGAATGAGAGGTACGCGGGGTCGAGGCGGAACAGCGAGTGGCCGTCGGGTGAGACTCTGGACGCAGGGGGTGGTTTCGATGCCGAAGTTTCTCGTTCAGGCGACCTACACGACCAAGGGTTCGGAGGGCCTGGTCAAAGAGGGCGGAACCGGGCGACGGGACGCGGTCGAGCAGGTGACCAAACAGTTGGGCGGCAAGGTCGAGTCCACGTACTTCGCGTTCGGCGACGTCGATCTCTACAGCATCCTGGACTTCCCGGACAACGTGTCGATGGCGGCGGTGGCGCTCGCGGTCAAGGCGAGTGGGGCGATCCAGACGAAGGCGACCGTTCTGCTGACACCGGAGGAGATCGACGCCGCCGCGAAGAAGTCGGTGGAGTTCCGTCCACCCGGCGCCTGACGGCACCCCACAGAAGAGTCCTCGGAAGATCTGGACACCGGGTCGTCACCGTTCTGTGGTGGGGCGTGCCTTCTCCGGCTTCTCCTTTGCCGACAGTTGTCACTTGCCGGCGGGTCTCCCTTGTCGACCATGAGTTGGCGAAAGCTATGCCAAGTCGATCTTGTCGGCGGTGATCACCGAGCCTAACGTCACGGTTGGGCGTCCACCTTGTTCGGTCCTTCCCCGTACCCGTCTTCCGCGCGGGCCGACGCGTGTGCGGACACGGTGATCACACTCCTGGGAGCTGCCATGTCCGTGGATGTCGCTGCGATCGTGTCCGTACTGGAGGCCATTGGGGCAGCCTGGCAGGCAGGTGAGACCAGCCAGACCATCCTCAGCGATCACGCCCAGAGAGTTCGGCTGGGTTGCGTACCGGAGCCTGGCCAACCCTCGGCCCAGGAGCGCGAGCGCATCTCGCAGATAAGGCTGGGCAGGCACATGCGTGCGCTTGCCGCGCAGACGGCCCCCGGAGCCGTCGACTGGCGCAACCACGACGGCGGAAACTATGTCACTCCGATCAAGGACCAGGGCAACTGCGGCTCGTGTGTCGCGTTCGGTGTCAGCGCGGCGGTCGACGCGAACATGCGCATCACCCGGGGGCTACCGCTGTCGCACCCCGAGGCGGGAATCCTTCAGGACATCTCGGAGGCTCAGCTCTACTTCCGCAACGGACGCACCTGCGCCGACGGCTGGGACGTGCCACCGGCCATGTCGTACTGCCAGGGCATCGGTGTGGTGCCCGAGAGCTCCTACCCGTACACCGGAAAGGACCAGACTGCCTATCTGCCGAACGACTATGCGCAGGTCATCACCCGCATCTCACAGGTGCGGACGCTGACTGACCACGCCGACATGAAGTCGTGGCTGGAACAGCACGGACCACTCGTCACCTACTTCACGGTCTACGAGGACTTCCAGGCCTACCGGGGCGGCATCTACACCCACGAACACGGTGACTACCAGGGCCTGCACTGTGTCTGTGTCATCGGGTACGACGACAGCCGCGGGGCCTGGTTGTGCAAGAACCAGTGGGGCACCGGGTGGGGTGAGTCGGGGTACTTCTGGATCCAGTACGGCCAGTGTGGGATCGATGCCACGATGTGGGCGGTCGACGGGTTCGACGTCCTCTACTCCGCCAAGCCGTCCGCCGCCACGACACTCACCGGGTTCGCTGTCCACGGCAGCGCGTCCCGCCTGTACTACCTCGGCGAGGAGCAGCACGTGCACGAACTCGGCTGGAACACCGGCTGGTACCAGTCGGACGTCACGACCCGGGCGACCGGCGCGCCAAGAGTGGGCCGCGCGCCGATGACCGGCTTCGCCGTGGATGGGAACGATTCCCGGGTCTACTACCTCACCGACGACGGCAGCGTGCATGAGTTGTGGTGGTCCGGCGACAACTACTGGGACAACGGCTGGCACGCGACCAACCTCACGGCGGTCACCGGAGCCGACCGAGCCCGCCCCGGCAGCGGGATGTGCAGCTTCGGCATCGGTGGTACGGCCTCGCGGGTCTACTACATCAGCGCGGACGGCCACATCCACGAACTGTCGTGGAGCGGCAACTGGTACCACGGCGACGTCTCGGCGCTCACCGGTGCGCCGCCCGCGGTGACGGGGAGCGGCCTCACCGGCTTCGCCATCAACGGCAGCTCGCCGTGCGTCTACTACATCGGCGAGGAAGGCCACGTTCACGAACTCTCCTGGAGCGGACAGACCTGGCGGCACCTCGACGTCTCGGCCCTCACCGGCGCCCCGTTCGCCACCGCGGCCAGCGGCATCGCCTCGGTCGCGTACAACGGTGACTCGCCGCGGGTCTACTACATCAGCGCCGACGGCCACGTGCGGGAGCTCTCGTGGAGCAACGGTTGGTACGCAGGCGACGTGACCGGCGCGACCGGCGCCGGACCTGCCGCTGTCGGTACCGCCGTGACTGCCTTCGGTCACGCCGGCAGCAACATCTGGATCTACTACCTCGCCGAGGGAGGCAACGTGAACGAACTCGGCTGGCAGGGAAACTGGTTCCACAACGATCTCACGGCCATCACCCAGAGTCCGCCGGCCGCACCGGTCAGCGCTCTGCAGGCATTCGGCCGCGACGGCACGAATCCCCGTGTGTACTACCAGACCTGGGACGGCCATCTGCACGAACTCTTCTGGGAGAGCCACTGGGGCCAGGCAGACCTGACCGGCATGCCGACCGGGTGAGCGGCGACGGCGCCGGTCACGGCTCGGCGGGGGCGACCAGGGCGTCGGGGAGGCCTGCCCGGCGAAGGGACTCGGCGACGAACCCGTCCGCCTTCAGCTCCTCGACGAGTTCTCGGAGGAAGCGGACCGTCTCCGGGGCCCGGTCCCTGGTCGTTCCCACTGCCTGCCGGATCTGCATGAAGCGTTCGTCGATCAACCGGAACTCCGGGTGCGCGACGACGAACTCGGACAGCGGCTGCCTGATGCCGGCGCCGGCGTCCAGCCCATGCTCGCGAAACACCTCGACTCCCTCGTCGCCTCGTACGACCTCCGCATGCCGGAGCGTGCGGGAAAGGTAGAGGTCGTAGGCGGAGCCGCGTTTCACGCCGATCCGCACACCCGGTCGGTCGACGTCCGCGACGCTTGACAGGGGCGAGTCGCGGGGTACGACGAACACGCCCTCGATCACGACGTACGGCCCGGTGAACGCGACCTCGGCCTCCCGTGCGGGTTCGATGGCCAGGAAGCAGAGGTCGGCGTCGCCTGCCGCCATCGCGCCGTACGACGTGCGCGCCGCGTCGAAGCAGAGCAGTCGTACGGGCAGCTCCAGCCGGGTCGCGACCTCGTGCGCGATGTCGACCGTGACGCCGCTGGGATTCGCCGGCGTCCCCTGCGCCAGTACGGGATTGCCGAGGTTGATCGAGGCCCGCAGGGCACCCGTGGGGGCGAGGTCCTTGGAGATCGCAGCAGTGCCTGCCGTCATGCGGGGAGCGTATCGAACGGTCCTGCGGGTGTGGTGGTCAGCGGCGCGTCGCGCCTCGCTCGAATGCGTAGCATGCTGCGGTGCCCACTGTTCGCCGCCCGTTCCCCCTGCTGGATCTGGTGCCATCGGTGCTGCGCGAAGTGATCCTCGACTTCCACTGGGAACCCGAACGCCTGTGGCGGTCGGAGTTGCAGCCTGTCATGGTGCCGACAGCCGAGATCGAGTGGCACCTGCGGTTGCCGTTGTGGGCGTACGACGGACAGCCGTTCGCCGTCAGTCCGCTGGAGGTCGCGGCGGATCCGGAGCGGTATCACGAGCAGTACGCCCGGACGATGGTGGCAGATCTGGGATGTCCGCTGCACTTCCTCGACCGGCCAGGTGGTCTCACCGTTCTGGATGGCGCGCACCGGCTTCTGAAGGCATCCCTGTCGGGCCATGAACACGTGATGGTGAAGAAGGTGCCGATGGATCTGCTGGACGAGATCGTCGTACGCTGACGAACTCATGGCGCACATGAATGCGGGAGTCGACAAGCCGAGACCAGAGGACCTGCCTGGATACACGACAGCCGTGACCTTGAGCAGCAGCGGCCGGATCGCTTTTCTGAACAGTGACTGTGATCCGGAGTTTCCGTGGTGGTTCCGTCTCCTGGTGGAGCATCCGGCCGGCTGGACCGTTCCGCTTCCGCCGGAGCTTCGGTTGGCGGGCCCGCCGGCCTGGTCGGAGGACGGGAGTGTCCTGTCGGTCGGGGCGTTTCGCGGTATTCGGCGCGGAGTCGTCGTGCTTGAGCCGGACTCCGGCAGCTGGTGGTGGGCGACACCTGATGATCAAGCTTCGTATGTCGGCGTTGTGCCTGCGCCAGGTGGCCGGTACGTGGAAGCTGTCCGGGTGGGGCTGGACGGGGTACGGAACCACGTACGCGTCGACCGAGAGGGTGGCGCGCTTAGCCAGTTGGACTCTTCGGATGTGGAGCGCCTCCTCGATGTCCGGGTGAGCTGTCGGCTGGTGCGCTGGGAAGTGCCGGCGGGAACTTTGGAGGGTGTGCTCATGACGCCTGCCTCAGGGGGTGGGCGGACGTTGCCGCTGGTGGTGGACCTGCACGGTGGACCGATCGGCGCGTTCCAGGCAGGCGATGTCGGCAACATGGCGGGCTGGTGTGCTCGCGGATTCGCTGCGTTTCGGCCGGAGTTTCGCTCGAGCGGCATCCTGGGGCCGGACGCGATGTGGCAGGCCTTCCGAGGTGCGGGTCTGCCCTGCAGCGATCTGGAGGTGGAGGAGGTGCTCGCCGGCGTGGCGGCCGTCGCTGACACCGGCCTCCTCGACACGGATCGGATGTTCGCCATCGGGCACAGCTACGGTGCGTACCTTCTCAACCGAATCGTTACGACCGACCATCCCTTCCGCGCGGCGGTGTGCTGGGAAGGGATCGCCGACCTCCGGCTCCTGGACGCTGCCAGCCTGCGAACGCAGTCCAGGTGGCGGGGCGGGACGCCGGCCGATCGGCCCGACGTCTGGGCCGCAGCGTCCCCGGTGGAGCGTGCCGCTCAGGTCAGGGTGCCGATGCTGCTGATCTACGGCGAACACGGTCTTGCTGTGCCTCACGGTGAGAATTGGCTGACCGCCCTTCGCCGCCACGGTGTTCGGAGCGAGTACGTCGTCTACGCCAACGAAGGACACGTCATGACCGATCCACGCAACGAGGCGGACCTCCTCGACCGCGCGCGGACGTGGTTCCTGTCCGTGCTCTGACAAGTCGCGCAGTTCCCCTTTGTGCAAAGGGAAGTCCCGCTCTGTGGAGAACGAATCCTTGTCGGTGGTGGCCGGTAGGGTTCGAACATGTCTTCGAGGTTCCAGGTGTCTTCCGGTGTTGGGGGTGGCGGTAGGCCGCCGCATCCGTTGCTGGCTGCCCTGGAGTTGCTGGCCGCTGCCAACGACGTGGTGTTGTCGACGTCGGTGGTGTCGTTGACGGCCGAGCAGGCCGGTCAGGCGCTGGAGGTACTGGGTAGGGAGGTCGCCCGGCTGCAGGCGGCCCAGCTGAAGGTCGTCCGTCAGGCGGAGGCCTGTGACGTCGGCAGGCTGACGGGTGCGCCGAACGCGGCGGTGTATTTGCGGACGGCCCTGCGGATGAGCAAGCACGAGTCCTCTGCCACCGTCGGCCTCGCGCGCGACCTGGACAGGGAGGTGCCGTCGACCGGGGAGGCGTTGGGTCGGGGTGCGGTGTCGGTGCGGCAGGCGCAGGTCATCGCCGATGCGGTCAAGAAGCTCCCCGACTACGTGGGTCCGGAGGAACGGGTCGAGGCGGAGGGGTTCCTGATCGAGGCGGCCCGGTTCCACAATCCTGATGAGCTGCGGGTGCTGGGTACGAAGCTGCTGGAGCGGATCGCGCCGGAGGAGTACTACCGGCAGCTGGGCGAGGAACTGGCCAGGAAGGACCGCACAGCCGAACAGAAACGGTCCCTGCGCTACTCCCCGAACGGGGTTGCGCAGTCGGAGTCGGTGCACATCAGCCTGCCGGCGTGGGAGATGGAACTGCTCCGCAAACTCATCGAACCCCTCGCCGAACCCGTCAAGGGGGCAGACCCGGACCACCGGCCGATCGACCAACGCCGCGGCGACGCGTTCGCGGAGTTGTTGAGCCTGCTGGCAGCTGCGGCGCAGGCGCCTGTCCGTGGCGGCAGACCACCGCAGGTCGCGGTCACCATCCCACTCGAGGCGCTCCTGAAGGGCACGGGTGCGGGGACGGTCGACGACACCGCCACCGTGATCCGTCCCAGGCCCTGCACCTGCCCCTGCACCGACCCCAAGTACGCCAAACAGAGCACCAAGAAGCCCGCCGAGGCCGGAGAGCCGACATCAACGGAAGCCGGAGGTCAGGAGGAAGAGCAAGCAGATCAGGAGAAACGGCGACCACCCGGCACCGACGCGCCCGCGGACGGGATACCACCACCGCGAGAACGCGGCCACCGCTCACAACCACACAGCGAACCGGAAGCCAGCACCGGAGCGGATCCAGAGACCGGACCGGATCCGGAGGATGACGCCGCCCCGGAGGGTGTGGCGGGGCCGGGGACTGCCGTCGACCCGCATGACGGGTGCCCGACGTGTGGAGGTGGCGGGTCAGCCCGCTACCTCGGCGCCGACGGCAAACCCATCTCGGTCGCCACCGTGCGCCGACTCGCCTGCGAGGCCGACCTCATCCCCGTCGTACTCGGCGGGGACGGGCAGGTGCTTGACCTCGGCCGCTCCGACCGGTTCTTCAAAGAACACCAACGCCGTGCACTGGCCATCCGCGACGGACACCACTGCAACTTCCCCGGCTGCCAGATCCCCGAACCACGCTGCATCACCCACCACATGACCGCCTGGGACCACGGCGGCCCGACAGACCTCGCCAACGGCGTACTGCTCTGCCGCCACCACCACGTCACCGTCCACCACAAAGGCTGGCAAGTCCGCATGGGCACCCACGGCCACCCCGAATACACACCCCCGGAATGGTCCGATCCGAAGCGACGCGTCCTTCGCTCCTGACCGCCGACCGAGAAGACGCCGACTCTCGCCGGAGACCTCAGGAATGGTCGCCGGCCGTGGTGCCTTCGGTGACGTTGGCCAGCATCCGAGCGAGCACGCCTCGTACGACCTCGAGTTCACGATCGTCGAGGCCGGCTCGAAGCCGACGGTCGTGCGCGACGGCCACATCACGGAGCCGGCGGAACGCGGCCTCGCCCTCGTCGGTGAGCTCGACCAGGTGAACCCGCCGATTGGCGGGGTCGCGTCGCCGGGTCAGCAGGCCGTCGGCCTCCATGCCGTTGAGGTGGTGAGTCAGGGTCGCCCCCTGGATGCCCACGGCGGCCGCGAGCTCGCGCTGGTTCGCAGTCGATCGGGTCTTCAACGCCAGTAGCACCTGCCAGGTCGGCAACGAGCCACCGGCAGCGGCCAGCGCGGCGTCGAACGCCCGGCTGACGGCGCGCGCGGTGTTGGTCAACTGCACGCCGATCGGTGGCCCGGGTGGACCGGATGGCTTGGCAGGCACGCCTCGACCATAACAGAATCCTTCGGCATCGAACGCATTGACACCTAATCATTCGATATCTAACGTTCAAGGCCTACGGGCAGGCCAACGATGCGAAGGAGAGATCGATGACCACGACGACGACCGAGGCACAGATCAGGGAACTCGGCGAGCGCTGGGCCGACGCCGAGCAACGCGGCGACGTGGCACTCCTGGACGAACTCAGCGTGGACGAGTTCGCCATGGTGGGCCCGGCCGGCTTCATTCTCGACAAGCCCCAGTGGCTCCACCGTTACCGGGCCGGCGACCTGGTGACCCACTCGCTGGAGTGGGACGAACTCGCTGTCCGCGACTTCGGGGGCACCGCCCTCGTCATCGGGCGGCACACTCAGCGAGCCGCCTACCGGGGCAACCCTGCCGACGGGAGTTTCCGAGCCACTCACATCGCCGTACGCCGGGACGGTCGTTGGCGGCTCGCAGGGATCCACATGAGCCCGATCGCCGGCCCGCCGCCATCCACCGCCGCCCAGACTCGGGAGGACCTGTCGTGAAGCTGAGCGTCACCATCTCCGAGTACACCTGGCCGGACGGACCCAGCCGGCTGGCTGCCCACCTGGGAGACGTCGCTCACGCGGCGGACGAATTGGGCTTGGACACCGTGTGGGTACCCGACCACCTGCTGCAGGGCGTGCCGGGCACCTCGCTGGAGGACGAGATGCTCAAGGCCACCCTCGGCGAGGCGGTCTCCGCTGCGGCAACGATCCCAACTTCCAGGACGCCTTGCTCGCCAACCCCCGGTTGACAGCACTGGCCCGGAACCCGTTTGACGGCACGACACAGGTCCGCGACCCTGTGCCGGTGGGCAGGATCCGCGAGGAGGCCGTGACCGTCGACGACGGCGCCCGGCTGTGGACCATGACGTCCGGGCCGTCACACGCCGCACCAGTGGTGTTGTGCCACGGCGGTCCAGGGTTGTGGGACAACCTCGGACCGGTTGCCGCCATGCTGGACTCGACACGTCTCGTACATCGGTACGACCATCGCGGCTGTGGACGGTCCACCGGCCCGGACGACTACCGGCTGGAGCGGGCGGTCGCCGACCTCGACGCGCTGCGCCGGCACTGGGGCCACGAGCGGTGGACGGTGTTCGGGCACTCGTGGGGAGCGACCCTCGCCCTGGTGTACGCGTGGACACATCCTGATCGCGTGCACACGCTGGTCTACTGCGACGGCGTCGGCCCGGGCTCGGAATGGCGTGAGCCCAACCGAGCGGAGGTCGCCCGACGTCTGACTCCTGAGCAGATCCACCGCCGGGACGCCCTCGAACGGCAGGAGCGTAGTTGGGAGGAGGAGGTCGAGTTCCGCACGCTGTACTGGCTGCCCGACCACGCCGACCGATCGAGGGCGGAGGAGTGGGCGCGGGCGGAGGCGTTGGCTCCGTACGACATCAACTGGCGGGCCAACGCAAGCCTCGCCCGCGCTGCTCCGGACGTGGTGACCAACGCGGCGAAGGTGACCGCGCCGACGCTTCTCGTCCACGGGGAGCACGACCCGCGTCCGATCGCCAACGTCGCAAGGCTCGTCGGCCTGATGCCGAACGCGACGCTCGCCCCGATTGCCAATGCCGGCCACTCGCCGTGGCTGGAGGCGCCGGGCGACCTCGCCGCCCGACTCACCGCGTTCCTCGGCGAGCACAACTGAGCGCGATCTCAACGGCGCCGTGCGACCACGCGGGTGAACCCCAGCAGCCGCCCGGCGTCGGCGCGCAGCATCTCGGCATCCTCCCGCGGCTCGCCATAGTCGCGGTCGCATACGTCGTTCCAGTGCAGCCAGTCCTCCCAGCCGCGGGGTAGCCGGTCGGCGAGGTCGACGGCGACCTGGCCGGTCTTCTCCCAGTGACGGCGCCACCAGTCCGGGCTGTGGAAGGAGCAGAAGTCCCACTTCCAGTAGGGCGACAGATGTGCGGGCGGGTACGACGGTGGTTCCTCGGCGAGACCTGGGACCACCATGCCGATCAGGCCGCCGGGCTTGACGAACTGTGCGTAGTAGCCGAGGTACAGGTCGTCGGTTCCGAAGTAGTGGTAGGCGTCGATGCTGACCAGGGCGTCGAAGAAGCCTTCCTCGAAAGGAAGTGCGTGTGCCTCGGCGTGGACCGGATGCACGCGGCCACGTAGGTCGGCCTCCTCGATGCGCGACCAGTTCTCCGCCGGGTCGATCCACAGGTCGGTGGCCCACACCCGCACGTCGAACTCACGGGCGAGGAAGATCGACGTGAGCGCCTTGCCGCAGCCCATGTCCAGGACTCGCATGCCGGGTTCGAGCGGCATGACGTCAGTGAGTGACTCGGCCAGCCACACGGGGTTGGGCCCCATGGCGTTGTCGACCATCCAACGGGCGGAGTATCGCCCCGACCGGGGATGGCGCTCGTTCGTCAGCAACCGTGTCAGCTCGTCGTCCTCCACGCCGCGGAGTCTGGCGAGGCCATACGCGCGAGGCAACCGAATTAGGGTCCGTTCCGC encodes:
- a CDS encoding alpha/beta fold hydrolase; amino-acid sequence: MGRIREEAVTVDDGARLWTMTSGPSHAAPVVLCHGGPGLWDNLGPVAAMLDSTRLVHRYDHRGCGRSTGPDDYRLERAVADLDALRRHWGHERWTVFGHSWGATLALVYAWTHPDRVHTLVYCDGVGPGSEWREPNRAEVARRLTPEQIHRRDALERQERSWEEEVEFRTLYWLPDHADRSRAEEWARAEALAPYDINWRANASLARAAPDVVTNAAKVTAPTLLVHGEHDPRPIANVARLVGLMPNATLAPIANAGHSPWLEAPGDLAARLTAFLGEHN
- a CDS encoding SAM-dependent methyltransferase, whose translation is MEDDELTRLLTNERHPRSGRYSARWMVDNAMGPNPVWLAESLTDVMPLEPGMRVLDMGCGKALTSIFLAREFDVRVWATDLWIDPAENWSRIEEADLRGRVHPVHAEAHALPFEEGFFDALVSIDAYHYFGTDDLYLGYYAQFVKPGGLIGMVVPGLAEEPPSYPPAHLSPYWKWDFCSFHSPDWWRRHWEKTGQVAVDLADRLPRGWEDWLHWNDVCDRDYGEPREDAEMLRADAGRLLGFTRVVARRR